The genomic region GGCGTGGAGGCCAGGGAGTGTGGGGAGGCGCGCGCTGAAGCCATCAGCGGGCATGGCCAGGGAGCCAAGCAGCGCGCGGCGACAGCACGGTGGAGCGGGGCGAAGAGCGTGGGCACACGCAGCGCGTGCGGTGGGGCGTGGGCACGCGCCGGCGAGCCGGGGCATGGCCAAGCGCGGAGGCGCGCGTGCGCAGCAACGGCGAAGGCGTCCGGCGCCAAGAGCAGGTGCACGCGGGTAGCGGAATCGGGCGCGCGCGCGGCGAACGATGCCGAGCAAGGAGGAAACgaggaaaggaggaggagggcggaggccgtggcctcaccggggtTTGTAGGGACGGGGCGGCGGAGTCGAGGAGGAAGTCGAAGACGACGGCGAcagggaggcagtccggcggggaggttcgtcgaggaggagggcggcgaggcgtTCCAGCCGACAGGATCCGGGGGCGACGAGGTCGGCGTGATGAGAGGCGTCGTCGAGCGAGGAGGTGAGGTGAGGGGCGTCGCAACGAGGGGGGTTCCGGGGAGGAGGGCGAGGCATCCGGCGAGGGGCGGCACCGGGGTGGGCGCCAGCGTCCAGGCGTTGGGCGGCGCGGTCGCCGGGGTTCCCtgcccctcgatctggatcgggggaggggcaGAGGGAGCGAGGGGATCGTGGTGTGGAGAACGTGGGGGAGGAGTGGGTTAGGTCTAGGTTTCCATCGACAGGGGGATATGGGGGAGTGGGGTGAGCCGGCTGAGCCGACCTAGCTAGCCCAGTGGGGGGCTCCTTTTGTTTATTTTTaacttttgggggggggggtccttttcttttctcttttgtttACTTTCCTTTTGTGTTCTTCTTTAGATTTAATTTTATAAAAACTCTTATCACTTAGTACTTAAACTTGTATATTTAATTATACTACTACTATGATAATAGTGGCACATTAAATAAAAGTAGTTTGTATTTGTCTATTAATTTAATAGTATGCAATTAATAGTTTTGCCTTTGCTTTATTTATGATTGTGCAATTAActactttataaaagtgtgttttctccaccataatttccTATGAATTAATTGGTTCACTCcgcacattttagttttaatatttgaaaagttttatcgttgcttgatttcaaatttgaatttggatcggttttgaactaacgcgagattagcaacagtaattgaaGTGACGTGGCATCTTTAGCAGAGGTTTGCTGTAGCTTAACTATCCAGGCGTCACAGAAGACCACCCTCTCGTGTCTCCAGAGATGACATGGCCATGTGCCACCAAAGCCCTGGGTCACCATGCCCCTGAGCAATATCCATACACACATACCAAAAGCACCTCAACCGTAGCTAGCTGCTACGCATACACGACTGTAGATGATTCACACCCTATCTCCGGAAGCGACAAAGCCCTATGCCTCCGGACAATACACACATGTGCATGCACGCACATACCTCTAGAGCCTCAACCATGGCTAGCTCATACGCACACGTGACTGCACATGCTTCAAATACGTGCCTCCGGAGGCAACATACCAATGTCTTCGTAGGATCCACACATGTGCATGCACGCACATACCTCTAGAGCCTCAACCATGCCTAGCTCTTAAGCAGACGTGACTgcacatgcttcaaacccgtgccttTCGAAACAAAGGAGCTTGCCTTTTGCAGGACTTGCACGCtgcacgaaccagcacgctgcacgaCCGAAACACACTTTgacctatgcccccccttcaagatgtttatgaaaattaaacgagccgaaggcgagcaggaggttttctcgcgccggaggcgccgtgtcagaCCATAACGGACagcgcgccgcacgaaccagcacgctgcaTGAATCAGTATGCTGCACGACCAAAACACACTTTGACTTAtgcccccttcaagatgtttatgaaaattaaacgagccgaaagCGAGGAGggggttccctcgcgccggaggcgccgtgtcacaccacgacGGGCAACGCGCCACATGAACCAGcacgccgcacgaaccagcacgctgcacgaCCGAAACACATGCCCCCCTTCaaaatgtttatgaaaattaaacaagCCGAAGGtgagcaggaggttccctcgcgccgaaggcgccgtgtcacaccatgacggacaacgcgccgcacgaaccagcacgctgcacgaccgaaacacacttcgacctatgccccccttcaagatgtttatgaaaattaaacaagCCGAAGACGAGTAGGAGGTTCACAAGCGCTGGGGGCGCTGTTCTTCAATTTAGTAAAGTTATACACATGTGCCTCTGCTAGTGTATACCTGTGCCTATACAGAATTCACACGATTGAACGATTCTGAAGACTGCTGTTTTGCATTAAaaagttgctgttttttccttacTTGAAAGGTCACATTTAATAATGTTGGTAGTCCCTGCCCGTAACTATCCCATAAATCTTCATTATCCGAAAATATAATAGGAACAAAAAAGGAAACGAAAAAGGGAAATGGGGAACCAACCGCGCGAACTGGTATTTTTTTTGTGTTATCACGTGAAAAGAAAAAACGGAAAATTCTGGTAGTTCGAAGATCAAACTGCAAAATGCATGAAACCACAAAACGAAAAGGAAAAACCAAGAACCAACCGCGCCAGCTGGTTTTTCCTTACAGAAACGCTCCGCGCGTGACATTTGTTTGCGTAGCGCTCCCGAACCGCTTGTTACGAGCACTCAGTGCTCGTTAACTAATTGTTCTCTCATATGCGCTTTTTCGTTGTCGAGAGGGGCGAACTAACCGAGTAGGATACACCACGAACAAACCTAAGCCTaatggatccggcttgcctgctccctctccgTGCTCCCACTTAATCCTACGTCTGTCTTTTTtttttttctaatctaatcatcttccCCTGATGATTTTAAAGGGGTAAGGTCAGACCTTATTTTGTTTTAATTAAATCAAGGCACGTAGACGGGAGCATGATGGTCTCGTCCAAAGCCCAATTGGCCTAAAACCCGGCCGCTCTCCTCTTCCCCCACTCCACCCCAGATCCCCAGCCCAGAAAACTCTCGCCCCGCCGCCGCAACGCATCACGCTTCCTCCGACCCCCTCTGCCCCCCTCCCCGGAGCTAAGCACCCATCCCACccaaatggcggcggcggcggcgaggaaccTGGTGCTGCGACACCTCCGCTTGGCCGCGGCCCCCGCGTCGTCGGTGGCCCTCAGGCCGGCAGCGGCACTGCAGGGGGCCCTGTCGCGGCGGCGGTGGATGTCGTCGGAGGACGCCAAGGGGTCGTTCCTGGACAAGGACGAGGTCACCGAGCGCACCATCAAGGTCGTCAAGAACTTCCAGAAGATCGACGACCCATCCAAGGTCCCCCTCCAAGCCCTCCTTTTCTTGCTACCAGTTCCATAGTAGGATCAAATCAACAGCTTGGATGCCCAGTGTTCCCTTTTGTTTATCATTTCTTACATTTTCTTTCTGTTGGGAGGAAGCAACATTGATCGGCGTTGTTTCAAATGTTGACATGTTGTACGCTGTTGGTTAGATAGATCTCCCCTCCTATTAAGCAATCTAGCTTAGCCGCTTATAGGTATTACTAGCAGGCGGATGCGCGGCGGCACACCGCCCGTGCAGAAACTCGTGTGTACATCTATACTATTATTTATTATTCCGAGCGGAGAATAGGTGGTAGTGGATTTGAGAGCGAGCTGGGCGTGcgtgtgtttttatttgtttgttgggAGAGAAGAGATTTCCACCGTTTGATGATGCCTGCCCAGAATCTTGTTGAATTTTCGAAGCTTCTGATTGCAATTTCACTCCTGCTCTTCCATCCTGCATCTACCACAGAAGAAAGCAATATGGTTCTATTTTTTTTTCCAACTTGAACTTCTTAGAGCACATAAGATCCGTTGCATGAAAGCAGCAAATTTTACTTGTTTATGTTGTAGAAACCCAATCAATGACTGACAGATCCATCCATCCGTAGTTTTTGCTTTATATTTGGAGAAAAAAGTAGGTGGTTTTCCTATTGCAAGCATAGCAAGGAAAAAGCAGTGAGTGATCATCTCTCTAAAAAAAGATTACTGATTGCTTGCCTAAGAGTTTGAAATATTATCCAAAAAAACAGTCCCtcaaaaacaataaaaaaacaatgtccCAGATTAATGCCAAGGCATAAGTAGGACGACTTTGCAAACTACCAATTGAAACAGAGGTGATCCCTTGATCCAATTGTCTGAAGACCACACATGACACGTGAGTAAGATTGCTCTTGGATTTGTCTTAGTTATGGCCagaaaaaaaattgatgcttgcTTTGACAGCAAGATTTTCTTTTTCCATTTAAAAGTAGGAGGGGTTTCAAGACTGCCAGAGTGCAAAATTTGATACACCTGCGAGGTAGAAGAGTATCCAGGTGAATGGAATTCAGTTGATACGTCCAGAGATCTTGCTCTATATGAGTACAGAATTAGCCAAGGTGAAGAGGACTACTCACTGCTCAGACAGAGGCAATGGGAAATAAAATCTCTGAGATCTTCGCTCTCGAGTACTATCTTTGTAGATAAATGAGTATCCAATAACACAAAAGAGAACAGCTCAGGCCGCTGGTGGCTCAAACAACCAGTAATCAGCAAGCCCTCTTGACAATGTTAGTAGACACACTGCTCACAATGGTTGCAGCATACACCTTAAACGACATCCACAGCCAAAACCCTCGGCAAGTTAGTTATGTAGACCAAGAAGCTAATTTGTTATGTACCATAGAACCAAAATCTAGACATAATAGCCATGTCAAGAAATGTCTACCATGTACACCAATGTTTCTTAGAATATAGATATGCCCCCCACAATAAGGAAGAACAAATCTGAAATTAGTAATCAAGCAGGACAGTTACGACTTGCGACAAATATATTGTCTAATTAATCAAATGGTATGAGGCTTAGAATATTGGCTCAGATAGGTCTATATGAAATGTCAAAGGAATATATAGTTAGTAAAAGTGTAAAACTATTAGCACTCAAACAACACCCTTAGATATGAAGCGCAAAAGCAGCTATCTAATTTTCATAAAATAACATGCTTTCTTCCACCATATTGAGATAACCAAAATATGAAAATATTGACTAATTATACAAAGTACAGATGCAACTATTGATAATACAGATACCTATGCTTGCTAGCACCAATATCTGAAACAACATGTTTAGATATTTTCATATTGCTGCTATATGAAGGTATTGATCTGAAATAGCACACCAACATTGGGCAGCGGGGAAGACCATGGGATTAGTCTGCTACCTCATGTCTGTTGTCGGAACTACCTTTGGGCTCCCAACTACCATAAGGAATTAATTGTACCTTACTCACTGCACAATATGAAGGACAATACATGTCGAATCACTCACAAATCAAACCCATATCTCATGTGTATGCTAGCTTGGTGGCTTGTTGTTGCTTCATATGCCTTGTTGCCCTCTCTGCGTCACTCCGTGCTCAGTCGATCCTGAAATTCATCAATTCCTTGTGAAATCTCCAATTGACATAGATCTGGACACACATGAAGGGAATCAATACACTAAATATTAAAGGGGTAGTAACAAACAGAATATTTTTGGATTTAAGGAACAAATTCTCAAACATTTGATCTAACAGCGTAAATCAACCATGATCATTACCATTAATTTGTATTGGTCAGCTTGCAAAAGGGGATCTATCTTCGTGAACAAACAACAGATAATGACAACAATGAAATGATTAGGACAAATTTTGCTAGTGATCTATAGAGACATGCATGATAGCAAGAGTCTAAAACTTTATAAATAACTGATGTCTTTACCTAATCACGACCCGTCTATTTTCATATAATTGATATATTGACAAACACTATGGCAGACTACACATACCACTTTAACCAGGTTCTTGGGAACAACAAGTTATCTTTTTAGATAATTCAATAGCATGGATTGTGTGTGTAGGTGCATTCACCATGCCGTAGGGTGCATCAGCCTTGTTAGAATCAATTTCAAGTTCTTGTGGCTAACTCCAATCTCTTGATGCAGACCTGAGTCAAGTACTCCTCGACCCTGCAAGAAACACATAAAAAATTAGCATAAGAAAACATGCCATTCTAGTTAGAGGATTGCAAAGTCAGAACAATCCATTTTGAAACAAACTGTCAGCAATGGAATACTTCTTAAGGATTATGCCAAACCAATCAATTTAATGTATGAGGTAGATTTGCAACCAAACAATCAACTATATATTATGTGGCAGCATATAGTGTTTCTAAATTTTCATTTCTATTAACCACACTAATTTGTGAATGTTTCTAACGAAAACCGGTTTATGTTCCAACTAAATGGATCAACTAATCAGTAACAGAAAAACAAAATCAAATTGCTATACATGTAACGACCATTTTCAAAAGATCGTACATGCCAAAAAAATCCAAGTACATGACAACTTCACATATATGAAGTTGTGCAGCAAGTCAGCCAAGATTGGTCAAAATTCACCACACATAGCATGAGAAAAGATACAGGGTCATCGCCTCCAAGTTCACGGATGCAACCATGTGGAGGGAACGTGGCAGCAGCCTACTATAGAGCAGGAGGAGGCACCCCTGGGTAGAACATGGGCCAGAGCACGCACAATGTGTGCGGACATGGCCGCGTCGATGTGCGGCTTGGTACACCGGGAGGAAGGGGCAAACTGGAGGTGGACGTCGCTCGTTAAGGAAGGTCGCGGATGACGCGGACACAGCGCTGCCACCGGCTTTGAGAGAAC from Triticum aestivum cultivar Chinese Spring chromosome 4A, IWGSC CS RefSeq v2.1, whole genome shotgun sequence harbors:
- the LOC123086008 gene encoding acyl carrier protein 2, mitochondrial, whose translation is MAAAAARNLVLRHLRLAAAPASSVALRPAAALQGALSRRRWMSSEDAKGSFLDKDEVTERTIKVVKNFQKIDDPSKVKADAHFKDDLGLDSLDAVEVVMSLEEEFGFEIPDNEADKIDSIKAAVDFIASHPKAK